Genomic window (Streptomyces cadmiisoli):
GGCACCACATCTCGGAGGTCTTCACCACCGACACGGACACCGGCACGGACACGGACACCGACGAGCAGCGGAAGGAGGCGGTGGGCCATGGCAGTTGAGCAGCCCCTGCGGACACCGGCACCCCCGACGGGCGACCAGACCCGCATCCACAACATCGGCTACCGCTCCTACGACGGCCCCCGCCTGGGCCGCGCCTACGCCCGCCGATCCCTCTACTCGCAGTCCCTGCGCGGCGCCTACGGCCTCGGCCGCTCGGTGAAGTCCAAGGTCCTGCCGATGCTGCTGTTCGTGGTGATGTGCGTGCCCGCGGCCATCATGGTCGCCGTCGCGGTCGCCACGAAGGCCGACGAACTGCCCGTCCAGTACACGCGCTACGCGATCATCATGCAGGCCGTCATCAGCCTGTACATCGCCTCGCAGGCACCCCAGTCCGTCTCGCGCGACCTGCGCTTCAAGACGGTACCGCTGTACTTCTCGCGGCCCATCGAGACGGCCGACTACGTCCGCGCCAAGTACGCGGCGCTGGCCACGGCGATGTTCGTCCTCACCGCCGCGCCGCTCCTCGTCCTCTATGTGGGCGCCCTGCTGGCCGAACTCGACTTCGCCGACCAGACCAAGGGATTCGCGCAGGGACTCGTCTCCGTGGCACTGCTCTCACTGCTCTTCGCCGGAATCGGCCTGGTCATCGCCTCGGTCACGCCCCGCCGCGGCTTCGGCATCGCGGCCGTGATCGCCGTGCTGACCATCAGCTACGGCGCGGTCTCCACGCTCCAGGCCATCGCCGAGGTGCAGAACAGCTCCGGGGCCGTCCCGTGGATCGGCCTGTTCTCCCCGATCACGCTCGTCGACGGGGTGCAGTCCGCCTTCCTCGGCGCCGACTCGGCGTTCCCCGGAGGCGTCGGCCCGACGAACGCCGAAGGCCTGGTCTACGTCCTGGTCGCCCTGGGCCTGATCGCCGCCGCCTACGCCCTTCTGCTGCGCCGCTACCGAAAGGCGGGCCTGTGACCACGCTCTCCATCGACCACGTCTCCCGCTGGTTCGGCAACGTGGTCGCCGTCAACGACATCACCATGACGATCGGCCCCGGCGTCACCGGCCTGCTCGGCCCGAACGGCGCCGGAAAGTCCACCCTCATCAACATGATGGGCGGCTTCCTGGCCCCCTCCACGGGCACGGTCACCCTCGACGGGCAGCAGGTCTGGCGCAACGAGAAGATCTACCGGCACATCGGCGTCGTCCCCGAGCGCGAGGCCATGTACGACTTCCTCACCGGCCGCGAGTTCGTCGTCGCCAACGCCGAACTGCACGGCCTCGGCGCCAGGGCGGCCCAGAAGGCCCTCGCCACGGTCGAGATGGAGTACGCCCAGGACCGGAAGATCGCCACGTACTCCAAGGGCATGCGCCAGCGCGTGAAGATGGCGTCCGCGCTGGTCCACGAGCCGTCGCTGCTCCTGCTGGACGAGCCCTTCAACGGGATGGACCCGCGCCAGCGCATGCAGTTGATGGACCTGCTGCGGCGCATGGGCGACGAGGGCCGCACCGTGCTGTTCTCGTCGCACATCCTCGAAGAGGTGGAGCAGCTCGCCTGGCACATCGAGGTCGTCGTCGCCGGTCGGCACGCGGCCAGCGGCGACTTCCGCAAGATCCGCCGTCTGATGACCGACCGGCCGCACCGCTATCTGGTGCGCTCCAGCGACGACCGCGCCCTCGCGGCGGCGCTGATCGCCGACCCGTCGACGGCCGGCATCGAAGTGGATGTCGTCGAGGGCGCGCTGCGCATCCAGGCGGTCGACTTCGGCCGCTTCACGGCCCTGCTGCCACGCGTCGCCCGGGACCAGGGCATTCGTCTGCTGACGGTCTCGCCGTCCGACGAGTCGCTCGAGTCCGTGTTCTCGTATCTGGTCGCGGCGTAGGAGGCCGAAGATGTACGACCCCACAGTCGCCCGGCTCACTTATCGGGCCCTGCTCGGCCGGCGCCGGGCCCTCATCCTCGGCGCGCTGCCCCTGCTGCTGATCGCCATCTCCGTGGTGGTGCGGGCCCTCGCCGGCGCCGACGACCAGACCGCGGCCGACCTGCTGGGCGGGCTGGCGCTCGCCACGATGGTGCCGATCATCGGCGTCATCGCGGGAACGGGCGCGATCGGCCCGGAGATCGACGACGGCTCGGTGGTGTACCTGCTGTCCAAGCCGGTGAAGCGGCCCACGATCATCTTCACCAAGCTGATCGTCGCCATCGCGGTGACCATGGTCTTCTCGGCCGTGCCCACGTTCATCGCCGGTCTGATCCTGAACGGCAACGGCCAGCAGATCGCCGTCGCCTACACGGTGGCGGCCCTGGTCGCCTCCATCGCCTACGCGGCCCTGTTCCTGCTGCTCGGCACGGTGTCCCGGCACGCGGTCGTCTTCGGCCTCGTCTACGCACTCGTCTGGGAGGCCCTGTTCGGCTCCCTCGTGGCCGGGGCGCGCACGCTGAGCGTCCAGCAGTGGTCGCTGGCGGTGGCTCACCGGGTCGGCGAGGGCGACCTGGTGACCTCGGACGTCGGGCTCCCGACCGCAACGGTACTGCTGGTGGCGGTCACGGTGCTCGCCACCTGGTACGCCGGGCAGAAGCTGCGGTCGCTGACGCTCGCCGGGGAGGAGTGACGGCGGTACGGACGTGAAGCCCCCGCTTTGACGGGGGCTTCATCTCCGCCCGGGCACACTGGGCGAACGGGCACGAACGGTTGGGAGGAACGGGGATGGCAGGGCAGCAGCCGAAGAGCGACGACGACCGCGATCCCGCCGGGCACGACGCCTGGGACGAGGTGGTCCTGGACGAGGAGTTCGTACAGGCCGCCGACACGTCCGAGCCGTCCGCGCGGGCCCGCATGCTGGCCGAACGCTGGCGGCGGGAGGAGCCCGAGCCGCAGCCGTGGCGCTCCGACGAACCGCCCGCCGGCTGGTTCTTCAGCAAGGCGCGTCGCCGCAGGTGGCGCCGCCGCTGACCGCCGTCCGCCGCCAGTAATTCGGTGGCGTCCAACTCCTCGCCCCGGCACAGTGGTTGTGTTCACGACGTCGGATCGAGCCGACGCCATGTTCGGGGAGAGG
Coding sequences:
- a CDS encoding ABC transporter permease, with product MAVEQPLRTPAPPTGDQTRIHNIGYRSYDGPRLGRAYARRSLYSQSLRGAYGLGRSVKSKVLPMLLFVVMCVPAAIMVAVAVATKADELPVQYTRYAIIMQAVISLYIASQAPQSVSRDLRFKTVPLYFSRPIETADYVRAKYAALATAMFVLTAAPLLVLYVGALLAELDFADQTKGFAQGLVSVALLSLLFAGIGLVIASVTPRRGFGIAAVIAVLTISYGAVSTLQAIAEVQNSSGAVPWIGLFSPITLVDGVQSAFLGADSAFPGGVGPTNAEGLVYVLVALGLIAAAYALLLRRYRKAGL
- a CDS encoding ABC transporter ATP-binding protein, whose protein sequence is MTTLSIDHVSRWFGNVVAVNDITMTIGPGVTGLLGPNGAGKSTLINMMGGFLAPSTGTVTLDGQQVWRNEKIYRHIGVVPEREAMYDFLTGREFVVANAELHGLGARAAQKALATVEMEYAQDRKIATYSKGMRQRVKMASALVHEPSLLLLDEPFNGMDPRQRMQLMDLLRRMGDEGRTVLFSSHILEEVEQLAWHIEVVVAGRHAASGDFRKIRRLMTDRPHRYLVRSSDDRALAAALIADPSTAGIEVDVVEGALRIQAVDFGRFTALLPRVARDQGIRLLTVSPSDESLESVFSYLVAA
- a CDS encoding ABC transporter permease subunit, which encodes MYDPTVARLTYRALLGRRRALILGALPLLLIAISVVVRALAGADDQTAADLLGGLALATMVPIIGVIAGTGAIGPEIDDGSVVYLLSKPVKRPTIIFTKLIVAIAVTMVFSAVPTFIAGLILNGNGQQIAVAYTVAALVASIAYAALFLLLGTVSRHAVVFGLVYALVWEALFGSLVAGARTLSVQQWSLAVAHRVGEGDLVTSDVGLPTATVLLVAVTVLATWYAGQKLRSLTLAGEE